One Falsihalocynthiibacter arcticus DNA segment encodes these proteins:
- a CDS encoding Lrp/AsnC family transcriptional regulator produces MIDLDEIDRSLLRALAKDASQSAGALGKRFGLSQPATWRRIKRLEDAKIIVGRRLVLNREALGFGVTVFLGVKLATKGRVSLEDFERAVTAIPEVQAVHHVLGMYDYRLRVVARDLADFERVLRRRVMTLPGIGNVEANVLLSEERCPGPIG; encoded by the coding sequence ATGATTGACCTTGATGAAATCGATCGTAGCTTACTGCGCGCTTTGGCGAAGGATGCCAGTCAATCCGCTGGGGCCTTGGGAAAACGGTTCGGCCTGTCCCAACCCGCCACATGGCGCCGGATTAAACGTCTAGAAGACGCCAAAATTATTGTCGGACGTCGGCTTGTGCTGAATCGAGAAGCGCTGGGATTTGGAGTAACGGTGTTTTTGGGGGTAAAACTGGCCACCAAGGGACGGGTTAGTCTTGAGGATTTTGAACGCGCGGTCACGGCGATTCCTGAAGTTCAGGCCGTGCACCACGTGTTGGGAATGTATGATTATCGCTTGCGGGTCGTGGCCCGCGACCTTGCCGATTTTGAGCGTGTTTTACGACGGCGCGTGATGACCCTTCCGGGAATTGGCAATGTTGAGGCCAATGTCCTCTTAAGTGAAGAACGATGTCCTGGGCCGATTGGTTAG
- a CDS encoding Lrp/AsnC family transcriptional regulator, with product MLTDEISRRILRHMQAEPDLPMAELAQRAGLAAGTCARRLEKMREAGIYQGVQAIINWAALGYSVEVSLRVTLDKTQSRAFDEFIEEARKIPEVSEIHTFLGRVDVRLAVLARDMAHYQEIYKTRILTLPHIADIEALMQVAAIKMSEDLPL from the coding sequence ATGCTTACCGATGAAATATCACGCAGAATTCTTCGGCATATGCAGGCCGAACCTGATTTGCCGATGGCCGAACTCGCTCAAAGGGCGGGACTTGCGGCCGGAACTTGTGCTCGGCGGCTTGAAAAAATGCGTGAAGCCGGAATTTATCAAGGTGTTCAGGCCATTATCAACTGGGCGGCCCTTGGTTATAGCGTTGAGGTGTCGCTTCGGGTGACGTTGGACAAAACTCAGTCGCGGGCGTTTGACGAATTCATTGAAGAGGCACGCAAAATACCAGAGGTTTCGGAAATTCACACTTTCCTTGGTCGCGTCGACGTGAGGCTTGCGGTTCTTGCACGTGATATGGCGCATTATCAGGAAATATACAAAACGCGTATCCTGACCCTGCCACATATTGCGGATATTGAGGCGCTTATGCAGGTCGCTGCGATTAAGATGTCGGAGGATTTGCCCCTATGA
- the ilvC gene encoding ketol-acid reductoisomerase yields the protein MRVYYDRDCDINLIKDKKVAILGYGSQGHAHALNLRDSGAKNLVVALRDGSPSQKKAESEGLKVMGIAEAAAWCDVIMFTMPDELQAETYKKYVHDNIKPGAAIAFAHGLNVHFGLITPKEGIDVIMMAPKGPGHTVRGEYVKGGGVPCLVAVDNDATGKALEIGLSYCSAIGGGRSGVIETNFREECETDLFGEQAVLCGGIVELIRMGFETLVEAGYAPEMAYFECLHETKLIVDLIYEGGIANMNYSISNTAEYGEYVSGPRVLPYAETKAAMKGILTDIQTGKFVRDFMLENAVGQPFFKGTRRMNDEHQIEEVGAKLRGMMPWISAGKLVDHEKN from the coding sequence ATGCGTGTTTATTACGATCGCGATTGCGACATTAACCTGATCAAAGACAAAAAAGTTGCCATCCTCGGCTATGGTTCGCAAGGCCACGCACATGCGCTCAACCTGCGTGACTCGGGTGCGAAAAACCTCGTTGTTGCCCTGCGTGACGGCTCCCCATCCCAGAAAAAAGCCGAGAGCGAAGGCCTGAAAGTTATGGGAATCGCCGAAGCTGCTGCTTGGTGTGACGTTATCATGTTCACAATGCCCGACGAGCTTCAGGCAGAAACATACAAAAAATACGTGCACGACAACATCAAACCCGGCGCAGCAATTGCATTTGCGCACGGCTTGAATGTTCACTTTGGTCTGATCACTCCCAAAGAAGGCATCGACGTCATCATGATGGCGCCAAAAGGCCCAGGCCATACGGTTCGCGGCGAATACGTTAAAGGCGGCGGCGTTCCTTGCCTCGTTGCTGTTGACAATGACGCGACAGGTAAAGCTCTCGAAATCGGTCTTTCCTATTGTTCCGCAATCGGTGGCGGTCGTTCTGGTGTGATTGAAACCAACTTCCGCGAAGAATGCGAAACCGACCTCTTTGGCGAACAAGCTGTGCTCTGTGGTGGTATCGTTGAGCTAATCCGCATGGGCTTTGAAACCCTTGTTGAAGCTGGCTACGCGCCTGAAATGGCATATTTTGAGTGTCTTCACGAGACAAAACTCATTGTGGACCTGATCTATGAAGGCGGCATTGCCAACATGAACTACTCGATTTCCAATACTGCTGAGTATGGCGAGTATGTTTCTGGCCCACGCGTTCTTCCTTACGCTGAAACCAAAGCGGCGATGAAAGGCATTCTCACAGACATCCAAACTGGTAAGTTTGTACGTGACTTCATGCTTGAAAACGCTGTTGGTCAGCCCTTCTTCAAGGGGACACGTCGCATGAACGATGAGCACCAAATCGAAGAAGTTGGCGCGAAACTTCGTGGCATGATGCCATGGATTTCCGCAGGCAAACTTGTCGACCACGAAAAGAACTAA
- a CDS encoding DMT family transporter yields MFAQAGLKNWGRILLLGALWGASFMFIEFAIAGFTALWVAAIRITIAASVLCVVTYVAGTGLPDTRGPNARHIWLSALGLGVFANAVPFALLSWGQGYVTSGFAGVSMAAVPLIVLPLAHIFVPSDRLTVRKAIGFLIGFAGVALLVGKDAFVSSGTQIESVGRLACFLAAASYACSSIITRRAPPVSHKSFSAAALLMASVVSVGLALWFDGVPTEFPIGPVLATLYLGLFPTALATLLLVSVIREAGPSFLGLSNYQVPIWSVVFGVTLLGETMPPQLLPALGLILFGVAVSQKWRA; encoded by the coding sequence ATGTTTGCCCAAGCAGGACTTAAAAACTGGGGACGAATTCTTCTCCTTGGCGCGCTTTGGGGCGCATCCTTTATGTTCATTGAGTTCGCGATTGCAGGCTTTACTGCTCTCTGGGTCGCGGCCATTCGAATTACCATTGCCGCCAGTGTTCTATGTGTAGTTACTTACGTCGCGGGCACCGGATTGCCAGATACGCGAGGCCCGAATGCACGACACATTTGGCTTTCGGCCTTAGGGCTTGGTGTCTTTGCAAATGCGGTGCCGTTTGCGCTTCTCTCTTGGGGCCAAGGCTATGTTACTTCCGGATTTGCAGGTGTTTCCATGGCTGCAGTTCCTCTGATTGTGTTACCTCTGGCGCATATTTTTGTACCAAGTGATCGACTGACAGTTCGAAAAGCTATTGGATTTTTGATCGGCTTTGCAGGTGTTGCGCTGCTTGTTGGAAAGGACGCATTTGTCTCGTCGGGAACCCAAATAGAAAGTGTTGGGCGGCTGGCATGCTTCCTCGCCGCCGCGTCCTATGCGTGTAGCTCGATTATCACGCGGCGCGCCCCACCCGTTTCGCACAAGAGCTTTAGTGCCGCGGCGCTTTTGATGGCGTCGGTTGTCAGCGTGGGTTTGGCGCTTTGGTTTGACGGGGTACCGACTGAGTTCCCCATCGGTCCTGTCCTCGCAACTCTATATTTGGGGCTCTTCCCGACGGCCTTGGCCACCCTCCTCCTCGTTTCCGTCATTCGCGAGGCGGGGCCGTCATTTCTCGGCCTCTCAAATTATCAAGTCCCGATTTGGTCGGTTGTTTTCGGCGTCACATTGCTAGGTGAAACAATGCCCCCACAACTGTTACCAGCTCTGGGGCTTATCCTATTTGGTGTCGCCGTTAGCCAAAAATGGCGCGCCTAG
- the glmM gene encoding phosphoglucosamine mutase, which yields MGDLFGTDGVRGQANSYPMTAEVALKLGAAAGRYFRTDGQNRHRVVIGKDTRLSGYMLENALTAGLTSTGMNVLLLGPVPTPAVGFLTRSMRADIGIMISASHNPHQDNGIKFFGPDGFKLSDGAQNQIEKILKGEIAPAKPENIGRARRVEDGLGRYIEYAKTTFPSRGRLSGLKVVVDCANGAAYRAAPEVLWELGAEVIPIGVSPNGFNINDKCGSTHTETAAQAVVQHGADLGICLDGDADRIMIIDENGKVADGDQIMALLADRWALDGRLSGATLVSTVMSNLGLERFLSARGINLLRTNVGDRYVVEAMRAGGFNLGGEQSGHIVMTDYATTGDGLIAGLQFMAEMAQSGDKASTLTQNFTSVPQMLKNVKYKGNIDPLSLEKVALVIADGEAKLAKTGRLVIRKSGTEPLIRVMGEDEDLSRLTNVVDEIVGVIESVC from the coding sequence ATGGGCGATTTATTTGGAACGGACGGTGTGCGTGGTCAGGCAAACTCCTACCCGATGACAGCAGAAGTGGCGCTGAAATTGGGTGCGGCGGCCGGTCGGTACTTTCGAACAGACGGCCAAAATCGCCATCGCGTTGTGATCGGCAAGGACACACGGCTTTCGGGATACATGCTCGAAAACGCCCTGACGGCGGGCTTGACGAGTACGGGAATGAATGTCCTTCTTTTGGGGCCGGTTCCCACGCCCGCTGTAGGCTTTTTGACCCGCTCAATGCGGGCTGATATCGGCATCATGATTTCAGCAAGCCACAATCCGCACCAAGACAATGGGATTAAGTTTTTTGGGCCCGATGGTTTTAAACTTTCTGATGGTGCGCAAAACCAGATTGAAAAGATACTTAAAGGCGAAATTGCCCCCGCAAAGCCAGAAAATATTGGCCGTGCGCGTCGTGTCGAAGATGGCTTGGGCCGCTATATTGAGTATGCAAAAACAACATTCCCATCCCGCGGAAGACTCTCTGGTCTGAAGGTCGTTGTGGATTGTGCCAATGGCGCGGCCTATCGCGCAGCACCCGAAGTGCTTTGGGAGCTCGGAGCGGAAGTAATTCCCATCGGTGTTTCTCCTAACGGATTCAATATTAACGATAAATGTGGTTCAACGCATACTGAAACCGCCGCGCAAGCGGTGGTACAACACGGTGCCGATTTGGGCATATGTTTGGACGGTGATGCCGATCGAATTATGATCATCGATGAGAACGGGAAGGTCGCTGACGGCGATCAGATTATGGCTTTGCTGGCTGACCGATGGGCGCTCGACGGACGTCTTTCCGGGGCGACGTTGGTGTCGACAGTCATGTCTAATTTGGGGCTGGAACGCTTTCTTTCTGCACGGGGCATAAACCTTCTGCGCACGAATGTCGGTGACCGCTATGTCGTTGAGGCGATGCGCGCAGGGGGCTTTAATCTGGGCGGAGAGCAGTCGGGGCACATTGTGATGACAGACTATGCCACCACCGGTGATGGGTTGATCGCTGGTCTTCAGTTTATGGCAGAGATGGCGCAGTCTGGAGACAAGGCGAGTACCCTGACGCAAAACTTCACTTCCGTGCCGCAAATGTTGAAAAACGTCAAATACAAAGGTAATATTGACCCATTATCACTTGAAAAAGTTGCATTAGTGATTGCTGATGGTGAAGCCAAACTGGCAAAAACAGGCCGTCTTGTTATCCGTAAATCTGGCACTGAGCCTCTTATTCGTGTTATGGGCGAGGACGAAGATCTCTCGAGGCTGACCAATGTTGTCGACGAAATCGTCGGGGTGATTGAATCCGTCTGCTAG
- the folP gene encoding dihydropteroate synthase gives MTVYYRAIPRTDQAKPEGAVALAGGWCWFDQVEVLQKGAAAHLIPARETPHDVLQRMTSPRADIASLDMGSPNIMGILNVTPDSFSDGGKFASTASAVEQAERMISDGVNILDIGGESTRPGALDVSISDEIARVVPVIATVRAQSDIAISIDTRKSDVAQAAMHAGATFVNDVSAMGFDAKIATVAAQAKTPICLMHAQGQPKDMQVDPRYENVVLDIYDYLAHRIEIAVQAGVERAQIVVDPGIGFGKTQGHNLAILRGISLFHSLGCPVLLGASRKKFIGDITQEPIAELRVGGSLAVALKAVSQGVQILRVHDTKETKQAIRLAQKI, from the coding sequence ATGACGGTTTACTACCGCGCCATTCCGCGAACCGACCAAGCAAAGCCAGAAGGCGCCGTTGCCCTTGCTGGTGGTTGGTGTTGGTTTGATCAAGTGGAAGTCCTACAAAAGGGGGCCGCTGCGCACCTCATTCCCGCGCGTGAAACCCCACATGACGTTCTGCAACGCATGACCTCTCCGCGCGCTGATATCGCGTCCTTGGACATGGGGAGCCCCAATATTATGGGCATTTTAAACGTGACGCCCGACAGTTTTTCTGACGGAGGCAAATTTGCGTCAACTGCCTCGGCAGTTGAGCAGGCAGAGCGAATGATTTCTGACGGCGTCAACATCCTTGATATTGGCGGGGAATCTACGCGCCCCGGAGCGCTCGACGTTTCGATTTCCGATGAGATTGCGCGGGTGGTTCCTGTAATTGCGACCGTTCGCGCCCAAAGTGATATTGCGATTTCAATTGATACACGCAAATCAGACGTCGCGCAGGCGGCCATGCACGCAGGCGCAACATTTGTGAATGATGTGTCCGCGATGGGTTTTGACGCCAAGATTGCGACTGTCGCTGCGCAGGCGAAAACCCCGATTTGTTTGATGCACGCGCAAGGACAACCAAAAGACATGCAAGTCGACCCGCGCTATGAGAACGTAGTTCTGGATATTTACGACTATCTTGCTCATCGGATTGAAATTGCCGTTCAGGCAGGTGTCGAGCGCGCGCAAATTGTTGTTGATCCCGGTATTGGTTTTGGCAAAACTCAAGGCCATAACCTTGCGATTTTACGCGGAATTAGCCTGTTCCATTCCCTTGGTTGCCCCGTTCTGTTGGGCGCGTCGCGGAAAAAATTCATCGGTGATATTACGCAAGAACCAATTGCAGAACTCCGTGTCGGTGGGTCACTTGCTGTGGCGCTCAAAGCGGTATCACAGGGGGTTCAGATTTTGCGCGTCCATGATACAAAAGAAACAAAGCAAGCCATACGGCTCGCACAAAAAATCTAA
- a CDS encoding dihydroneopterin aldolase: MTVEPSAHFLHPIERSSVLRPTGVLDRISLRDHIVAVEIGAFEVERAVTQRLSFNVVVEVSDVQKPLDDDVDKILSYDRVTDAISSALTRSRVNLLETLAEDIATLILAAPQAQRVFVRIEKLDRGAGKLGVEIVRDALTVGKARSDWSGLAPLIVAVPNHLSLSEWVSIFHTHARPVLLLPEMCLDFAATQDEIANQRLELLAWDSAAWTLSSRNEHVGVVGSRTEMEWGFGQGRVNVWAPMKQVLDSPHPPQSFGAERLAFWLAKQHAGQVVGLDCPIGVEITDPTQFLDLA; the protein is encoded by the coding sequence ATGACAGTTGAGCCTAGCGCACATTTTTTACATCCAATTGAGCGATCCTCGGTGCTGCGCCCTACGGGTGTTTTGGATCGTATTTCCCTGCGCGATCACATTGTGGCCGTTGAAATTGGAGCCTTTGAAGTTGAGCGCGCGGTCACACAGCGGTTGTCCTTCAACGTCGTAGTTGAGGTTTCGGATGTCCAAAAGCCGCTCGATGATGATGTCGATAAAATTCTCTCGTATGATCGTGTTACGGACGCTATTTCAAGTGCTCTCACGCGTTCTCGCGTAAATCTTCTTGAAACATTGGCAGAAGATATTGCCACTTTGATTTTGGCCGCCCCCCAAGCACAGCGGGTTTTCGTACGCATTGAAAAACTGGATCGTGGCGCAGGGAAGCTTGGTGTCGAGATCGTCCGCGACGCCCTTACCGTGGGGAAAGCGCGTTCGGATTGGTCGGGTTTGGCTCCGCTGATCGTTGCCGTTCCAAATCACTTGTCACTCTCTGAATGGGTCTCGATTTTTCACACCCATGCCCGTCCGGTTCTTCTCCTGCCAGAAATGTGCCTTGATTTTGCGGCGACACAAGACGAGATTGCCAACCAACGGCTGGAGTTATTGGCGTGGGACAGCGCGGCTTGGACCCTCTCATCGCGCAATGAGCACGTCGGTGTCGTTGGGAGCCGTACGGAAATGGAGTGGGGGTTCGGTCAGGGGCGTGTCAACGTTTGGGCGCCAATGAAGCAAGTTCTCGATAGCCCTCATCCGCCCCAGAGTTTTGGCGCTGAGAGGCTGGCCTTTTGGCTGGCAAAGCAGCACGCTGGGCAGGTCGTCGGATTGGACTGCCCGATTGGCGTTGAAATCACAGACCCCACCCAGTTTTTGGACCTGGCATGA
- a CDS encoding cell wall hydrolase: MIKTTLPRAATKSVRGPLLRGLVLCVAMTGPVWASDTVTGTKTVPHSTHQSEKNPNSFLKFFIGRSQKTAKTKSFEYSKSWLASQKPASGDDQWACLSEALYFEARGESVKGQFAVAEVILNRVESAKYPNSVCGVIKQGTGKKYQCQFTYTCDGKKELYNEASARKSTQKIAAALLSGAVPRSLTKGATHYHTKAVKPSWSKKFPRVAAIGVHYFYRQPGAGTNKS, encoded by the coding sequence ATGATAAAAACGACGCTTCCAAGGGCTGCAACCAAGTCGGTTCGCGGCCCTCTATTGCGCGGACTTGTCCTGTGCGTTGCCATGACTGGTCCCGTTTGGGCAAGCGACACGGTGACCGGAACAAAGACCGTTCCACACAGTACACACCAATCTGAAAAAAATCCCAACTCCTTTCTCAAGTTTTTTATTGGCCGCAGTCAGAAAACAGCAAAAACCAAAAGTTTTGAGTATAGCAAATCCTGGTTGGCGTCCCAAAAGCCCGCTTCGGGCGATGATCAGTGGGCGTGCTTGAGTGAAGCGCTCTATTTTGAGGCGCGTGGCGAAAGTGTTAAAGGGCAATTTGCGGTGGCCGAGGTTATTTTGAACCGTGTCGAAAGTGCAAAATACCCGAATTCTGTCTGCGGTGTGATTAAGCAGGGCACAGGCAAGAAATACCAATGCCAATTTACCTATACTTGCGATGGGAAAAAGGAACTCTATAACGAGGCCTCCGCGCGAAAAAGCACGCAGAAGATAGCCGCAGCCTTATTGTCCGGCGCTGTGCCGCGCTCCTTGACCAAGGGCGCGACCCATTATCACACCAAGGCCGTCAAACCGTCGTGGTCCAAGAAATTCCCTCGCGTCGCAGCGATTGGTGTGCATTATTTCTATCGCCAACCCGGGGCTGGGACGAATAAATCCTAA
- the ppdK gene encoding pyruvate, phosphate dikinase gives MVWETRSAAVQKNAKTLEFTQITTTAPIATKRHGGRAKCLQRLVRLDMPIPRTLALSFDAVAGIAAGILPDTTAMMRDFGDGTLVSVRPSSEDPDWGGPRAVLNIGMNDARHAQMELSVGKASANALYLRFIQAYAVHVARLDADMFEDQPFDKNDPDGDSALQSALRAYEDETDEKFPQDPAQQLAEVLRSMARAWSGTTARLLRSAKGAPEDAGLGLVVQEMALGVGHDNSGSGVIQFVDSETGLPQITGRYKCQSQGRDALGAQRDALFLNKDPRGDSLQDMLPEQFDRLVELGGMARRSLREEMQIEFTIEGGVLHILDAVRVNRRARAALRIAVDLARDDVIAREEAIMRINPHSLTELLHPHVDPLAERDILARGIGASPGAALGRIVFSATAAQAAAAKGDAVILVRRETSPEDIRGMHASVAVVTEKGGMTSHAAVIARGLGLPCIVGAFDLVINSKDKTLTTPNNRRFVEGDLLTVDGSLGEVLAGEPKLLDAALDDAFTTLLDWADDARDIDVRANADTPSDAKTARRFAAQGIGLCRTEHMFFEDDRLTVMREMIFANGPEDRRAALDRLMPMQRADFIELFEIMKGQSVCIRLFDPPLHEFLPSTREGIHELAEALDLPLSTVTARIEALTEFNPMLGMRGVRLGITIPEIYDMQARAIFEAAVEVTRRGDTVVPEIMIPLVSAQKEAELVKSRIDSVAAAVRFTEGVDFTFRLGVMVETPRAALRAGDIALNTDFLSFGTNDLTQMTYGLSRDDAARFMFDYVRLGVYAEDPFHVLDTDGVGELLTIGAERGRAARPQIVLGICGEHGGNPESIAFCRRAGFDYVSCSPYRVPVARLAAAQLAIADKWRS, from the coding sequence ATGGTCTGGGAGACAAGGAGTGCTGCGGTGCAGAAAAATGCGAAAACTTTAGAGTTCACACAGATCACGACAACTGCGCCAATTGCGACCAAACGGCACGGCGGGCGCGCCAAATGTCTTCAGCGACTGGTGCGGTTGGATATGCCAATTCCTCGCACACTTGCGCTTTCCTTTGATGCTGTGGCCGGAATTGCAGCCGGAATATTACCCGATACCACAGCCATGATGCGGGATTTTGGCGACGGTACCCTTGTTTCCGTGCGGCCAAGTTCCGAAGATCCCGATTGGGGCGGTCCGCGCGCCGTTTTGAACATTGGAATGAATGACGCACGCCATGCACAGATGGAATTGTCGGTAGGGAAAGCGAGCGCGAATGCCCTTTATTTGCGCTTTATTCAAGCTTATGCCGTTCATGTCGCACGCCTTGATGCCGACATGTTTGAGGATCAACCCTTTGACAAGAACGACCCTGATGGGGACAGCGCCTTGCAATCTGCTCTGCGCGCCTATGAGGATGAAACGGACGAGAAGTTTCCGCAAGACCCAGCCCAGCAGCTCGCCGAGGTGCTCCGTTCGATGGCGCGCGCTTGGTCTGGAACCACCGCACGTCTTCTGCGCAGCGCAAAAGGTGCTCCGGAGGACGCGGGTCTTGGGTTGGTCGTGCAAGAAATGGCCCTGGGTGTTGGTCATGACAACAGCGGCTCTGGCGTTATTCAATTTGTCGACAGCGAAACAGGCCTTCCGCAGATTACAGGACGCTACAAATGCCAGAGCCAAGGCCGTGATGCGCTTGGCGCTCAAAGGGACGCGTTGTTTTTAAACAAAGACCCGCGAGGAGATTCGCTTCAAGATATGTTGCCTGAGCAATTTGATCGCCTTGTTGAATTGGGCGGAATGGCGCGGCGCAGTTTGCGAGAAGAAATGCAAATCGAGTTCACGATTGAGGGCGGTGTTTTGCATATTCTGGATGCGGTGCGGGTTAACCGGCGCGCCCGAGCCGCGTTGCGTATTGCCGTTGATCTTGCGCGTGATGACGTCATTGCGCGTGAAGAAGCGATCATGCGGATCAACCCACATTCGCTGACAGAACTCTTGCACCCTCATGTGGATCCTCTTGCCGAGCGCGACATCCTTGCGCGCGGTATTGGTGCCAGCCCCGGCGCGGCGCTAGGGCGGATCGTGTTTTCAGCGACGGCGGCACAAGCGGCTGCGGCAAAGGGGGATGCCGTGATCCTCGTCAGGCGTGAAACCTCCCCCGAAGATATTCGGGGCATGCACGCTTCTGTTGCTGTTGTGACTGAAAAAGGTGGGATGACCAGCCACGCGGCTGTGATTGCACGCGGATTGGGTTTGCCTTGTATCGTTGGTGCGTTCGATCTTGTGATAAATTCCAAGGATAAAACACTCACCACACCCAACAATCGCCGCTTTGTCGAAGGCGATCTTCTCACGGTTGATGGTTCTTTAGGGGAAGTGCTGGCGGGGGAGCCAAAATTGCTCGACGCCGCCTTGGACGACGCCTTTACGACCCTCCTCGACTGGGCGGATGATGCCCGTGATATCGATGTGCGCGCCAACGCAGACACCCCCTCAGATGCGAAAACGGCCCGCAGATTTGCCGCTCAGGGTATTGGGTTGTGTCGAACGGAGCACATGTTCTTTGAAGACGACCGGCTAACGGTGATGCGTGAAATGATTTTCGCCAATGGGCCAGAAGACCGACGCGCAGCATTGGATCGCTTAATGCCTATGCAACGCGCTGATTTCATAGAGCTTTTTGAGATCATGAAGGGACAGTCGGTTTGTATTCGCCTTTTTGATCCGCCACTCCATGAATTCCTCCCTTCCACACGCGAAGGAATCCATGAACTCGCAGAAGCATTGGACTTGCCGTTGTCGACGGTGACCGCGCGGATTGAAGCTTTGACGGAGTTCAATCCGATGTTGGGGATGCGGGGCGTTCGGTTGGGGATCACAATTCCCGAAATCTATGATATGCAAGCGCGCGCTATTTTCGAAGCCGCCGTTGAAGTGACGCGACGCGGGGATACGGTTGTTCCTGAAATCATGATCCCGCTGGTGTCCGCGCAAAAAGAAGCGGAATTGGTGAAATCACGAATTGATTCCGTGGCTGCGGCAGTGCGCTTCACGGAAGGCGTGGATTTCACCTTTCGCTTGGGCGTGATGGTCGAAACCCCTCGTGCAGCGTTACGCGCTGGGGATATCGCCCTAAACACCGATTTCTTAAGTTTCGGAACAAACGATTTGACACAAATGACCTATGGGTTGTCGCGGGACGACGCCGCACGGTTCATGTTTGATTATGTCCGTCTGGGTGTTTACGCCGAAGACCCTTTCCATGTTTTGGACACGGACGGCGTTGGCGAACTCCTGACAATCGGTGCGGAACGCGGCCGCGCTGCGCGTCCTCAGATCGTTCTGGGCATCTGTGGCGAGCACGGTGGGAATCCAGAATCGATTGCCTTTTGTCGGCGTGCGGGATTCGATTATGTGTCGTGTTCACCCTATCGCGTTCCGGTTGCGCGCCTCGCTGCTGCACAGCTAGCGATTGCAGACAAGTGGCGGTCCTAG